Proteins encoded by one window of Anaerolineales bacterium:
- the rplT gene encoding 50S ribosomal protein L20, with the protein MARTKGGYVTRRSHKKILKLTKGQWGSKHLLFRRANEAMMQSLWYAYRDRRQRRRQLRRLWIARINAAARLYGTSYSRLINALKKADIILDRKILADLAVRDIDTFQKIVSAALKSA; encoded by the coding sequence ATGGCGCGTACAAAAGGCGGTTACGTTACCCGCCGCAGTCATAAGAAAATTTTGAAGTTGACCAAAGGGCAGTGGGGCAGCAAACATTTGCTATTCCGCCGCGCCAACGAAGCGATGATGCAAAGCCTGTGGTATGCCTACCGTGACCGCCGCCAGCGCCGCCGCCAGCTGCGCCGCCTGTGGATCGCCCGCATCAACGCGGCAGCACGACTCTACGGCACAAGCTACAGCCGGCTGATCAACGCCTTGAAGAAGGCGGACATCATCCTTGACCGGAAGATTCTTGCCGACCTTGCTGTGCGTGATATTGACACCTTTCAGAAGATTGTCAGCGCCGCGCTGAAATCCGCCTAA
- a CDS encoding translation initiation factor IF-3, whose product MSTEEYRVNEQIRGVQRVRLIVTGADGANENVGLVTFREAMTIAQERGLDLVEVAPNADPPVCRVMDYSKFLYEQSKKQREARKAQKVIEVKEIRLQMKTNDYHLGFKLRDARRWLGEGMKVKVKLVFHGREITYADIARNQMNEIVKELSDVAIVEQYPTMEGRAMFMLFAPNANAEKAEKAERAEKVAKKSAEAAGAKQPAMPPTEGDSKPPKA is encoded by the coding sequence ATCAGTACGGAAGAATATCGCGTTAACGAACAAATTCGGGGTGTGCAGCGTGTGCGCCTGATCGTCACCGGCGCGGATGGCGCGAATGAGAACGTTGGGTTGGTGACATTCCGTGAGGCAATGACCATTGCCCAAGAACGCGGATTGGATTTGGTAGAAGTTGCCCCGAACGCGGACCCGCCTGTGTGCCGTGTCATGGATTACAGCAAATTTCTTTACGAACAGTCAAAGAAGCAACGCGAGGCACGCAAGGCGCAAAAAGTCATTGAGGTCAAGGAAATTCGCCTTCAGATGAAGACGAATGACTATCACCTCGGCTTTAAATTGCGCGATGCGCGGCGGTGGCTTGGGGAAGGGATGAAGGTAAAGGTGAAGCTCGTCTTTCACGGGCGGGAGATCACCTATGCCGATATTGCTCGTAACCAGATGAACGAGATCGTCAAGGAACTTTCCGATGTTGCCATTGTGGAACAGTATCCGACGATGGAAGGGCGGGCGATGTTCATGCTATTTGCCCCTAACGCCAATGCCGAAAAAGCGGAAAAAGCTGAACGGGCTGAGAAAGTGGCGAAGAAATCTGCCGAAGCTGCTGGCGCGAAACAACCAGCAATGCCGCCCACCGAAGGGGATAGCAAACCGCCCAAAGCTTAA
- a CDS encoding DUF971 domain-containing protein, which yields MNPMTPKPTGVTLNKTTGELIITWADGATCHYPLANLREACPCVECRGGHENMGRHTDPDHILALTPARSYTMEKLELVGNYALQPFWDDGHHTGMYTFEYLRRLCPPESASPTSPTGE from the coding sequence ATGAACCCCATGACACCCAAACCGACAGGCGTCACGCTAAACAAGACGACCGGCGAACTGATCATCACCTGGGCAGATGGGGCAACCTGTCATTACCCGCTGGCAAACCTCCGCGAGGCGTGTCCCTGTGTGGAGTGTCGCGGCGGGCATGAGAACATGGGGCGGCATACCGACCCCGACCACATTCTTGCCCTCACCCCTGCCCGATCCTACACAATGGAAAAACTCGAACTTGTTGGCAATTACGCTCTTCAGCCCTTTTGGGATGATGGACACCACACCGGTATGTATACCTTTGAGTATCTGCGCCGCCTTTGCCCGCCCGAAAGCGCCTCGCCAACCTCGCCAACTGGGGAGTAG
- a CDS encoding dCTP deaminase codes for MGLKPDHWIRRMAHEQDMINPFAERTQEKGVISYGLSSYGYDMRVTDEFKIFTNVHSAVVDPKNFAPSSFVDYTGDICVIPPNSFVLARSVEYFRIPRSVLTICLGKSTYARCGLIVNVTPFEPEWQGYVTLEISNTTPLPARIYAWEGIAQVLFFEADEGCEVSYADRAGKYQNQQGIVLPKVSES; via the coding sequence ATGGGACTCAAACCCGATCATTGGATTCGCCGCATGGCGCATGAACAAGATATGATCAACCCCTTTGCCGAACGGACGCAGGAAAAGGGTGTGATCAGTTATGGGCTAAGCTCGTATGGCTATGACATGCGCGTGACAGACGAATTCAAAATCTTCACGAATGTTCATTCTGCCGTTGTTGATCCGAAGAACTTTGCCCCTTCCTCCTTTGTTGATTACACAGGGGATATTTGTGTGATCCCGCCGAATTCGTTCGTCCTTGCCCGCAGCGTCGAATACTTTCGCATCCCGCGCAGCGTATTAACAATTTGTTTAGGGAAAAGTACATATGCACGTTGTGGATTGATCGTAAACGTGACTCCCTTCGAGCCTGAATGGCAGGGGTACGTCACCCTCGAAATCTCCAACACAACGCCGCTTCCCGCCCGCATCTATGCGTGGGAGGGCATTGCCCAAGTCCTCTTTTTTGAAGCGGATGAGGGGTGTGAGGTGAGCTACGCTGACCGCGCCGGAAAATATCAAAACCAACAGGGGATCGTCCTCCCCAAAGTGAGCGAGTCCTAA
- a CDS encoding 50S ribosomal protein L35 translates to MTGSGKLVRTKGGKSHLRRRTTKRTKRLFQRMLEVSNKAERRRVRRLAPYLGKHKANPPRG, encoded by the coding sequence ATGACGGGTTCTGGGAAACTCGTCCGCACGAAGGGTGGCAAAAGCCATTTGCGCCGTCGCACCACTAAACGCACGAAACGCTTGTTCCAGCGGATGTTGGAGGTTTCCAACAAGGCGGAACGCCGTCGTGTCCGTCGTCTTGCCCCTTATTTGGGCAAGCACAAAGCAAACCCGCCGCGTGGCTGA
- a CDS encoding (d)CMP kinase: MSAPRTIALDGPAGAGKTSVASAVARRLGYVFVDTGAFYRAVTFAALREGVIEDGAAAITALAQRLHLEIRPALEDTQTPYRIFCDGEDITAALGEKRVEARVSTVAAIPAVRVALDAAYRIIAAAHEKVIMAGRDIGTVVLPDADLKIYLDASLDVRAQRRFRQSTSVQSASATEGRTATIDDTKHAIAGRDKLDSERAVAPLRPAEDAHHILTDALSTEDVIAHVIAVIQAWAPKTADDSRP, translated from the coding sequence ATGAGTGCACCGCGCACGATTGCGCTTGATGGACCCGCCGGCGCGGGCAAAACGTCGGTGGCATCCGCTGTTGCCCGCCGCTTGGGATACGTGTTTGTGGATACGGGGGCATTTTACCGTGCCGTAACCTTTGCCGCCCTCCGCGAGGGTGTCATTGAGGACGGCGCGGCGGCGATCACAGCGCTTGCCCAACGCCTCCATTTGGAGATCAGACCCGCTCTCGAGGATACCCAGACACCGTACCGCATCTTCTGTGATGGAGAGGATATCACCGCCGCCCTCGGTGAAAAACGGGTGGAAGCCCGCGTCTCTACTGTCGCTGCGATTCCCGCTGTCCGTGTGGCGTTGGATGCTGCTTACCGCATAATTGCCGCTGCCCACGAAAAAGTGATCATGGCAGGACGCGATATTGGGACGGTTGTCCTTCCCGACGCTGATCTGAAGATTTACCTTGACGCCTCGCTCGATGTCCGTGCTCAGCGGCGCTTTCGACAATCCACTTCGGTACAGTCTGCTTCTGCCACAGAGGGGCGGACAGCAACCATTGACGACACGAAACATGCTATCGCCGGACGGGATAAGCTGGACTCGGAACGCGCTGTCGCGCCGCTCCGTCCGGCGGAAGACGCCCATCACATCCTCACCGATGCGCTCAGCACAGAAGACGTGATCGCCCATGTGATTGCCGTTATTCAAGCATGGGCGCCGAAAACGGCGGATGACAGCCGCCCGTGA
- a CDS encoding RNA methyltransferase, translating to MISSPHNERLKYIRALQSKPRLRREDGRAVLEGVRLISDALAAGIRPEFVVYSAEATQEGKGGAALLNTLNAHHVLCLETTAALLTQAAETTTPQGVIAVVPLPHLALPHPLRRALILDAISDPGNLGTILRTAAAAGVDAVFLAPGCADPYSGKALRAGMGAHFRIPASPTGWAMIQETCGGLTVYLADAEGERSYRAVDWAQPHGVIIGGEARGAGDAARALATGRIRIPMANDAESLNAAAAAAVILFAAQG from the coding sequence ATGATCAGCAGCCCGCACAACGAGCGCCTCAAGTATATTCGCGCCCTCCAAAGCAAGCCGCGCCTCCGTCGGGAGGATGGACGGGCTGTTTTGGAGGGTGTTCGTTTGATTAGCGATGCGTTGGCGGCGGGCATTCGCCCCGAATTTGTCGTCTACAGCGCAGAGGCAACCCAAGAAGGCAAGGGAGGGGCGGCACTCTTGAACACCCTCAACGCCCACCATGTGCTATGCCTTGAGACCACAGCGGCGCTTCTTACCCAAGCAGCGGAGACGACCACCCCACAAGGGGTCATTGCCGTTGTCCCGCTGCCGCACCTTGCCCTGCCGCACCCCTTACGCCGCGCTCTGATTTTGGATGCCATAAGCGACCCAGGCAACCTCGGTACAATCTTGCGAACGGCGGCGGCGGCGGGCGTGGATGCCGTCTTTTTGGCGCCGGGCTGCGCTGATCCTTACAGCGGCAAGGCACTGCGGGCAGGGATGGGGGCGCATTTTCGTATTCCAGCAAGCCCCACCGGATGGGCGATGATTCAGGAAACATGTGGGGGATTGACGGTTTACCTTGCCGATGCCGAAGGAGAACGATCCTACCGAGCGGTGGATTGGGCGCAGCCTCATGGCGTGATCATTGGCGGCGAGGCACGCGGCGCGGGTGACGCGGCACGGGCGCTGGCGACAGGGCGCATCCGCATCCCAATGGCGAACGATGCGGAGTCCCTCAATGCAGCGGCAGCGGCGGCAGTCATTTTATTCGCCGCGCAGGGCTGA
- a CDS encoding MBOAT family protein: MTLGGLVLMAGAALATRLAVGLGAARRRDLLCLLSLVALYALQTDAPPTAALITAISIGLIGAVWWIALRTTITPTPSPTEDEAAQMRLALALMVGIVAIFIVLKLPALWRALSALSSGKSAALIAWIGFSYIAFRLLHVLLDFRARRMAAVPPRDFLTYVLFFPTLPAGPIARIESFTKALDAPLERDQLAEGARRIAVGLLKKFVFADTLALIALNPTLAAQTEHTLALWVMLYAYALRLFFDFSGYVDIAIGIGLWAGVRLPENFAAPYLRTTITAFWNAWHITLSTWFRLYFFTPLSRTLLQGGVKARLLVIFIAQVSTMIVIGLWHGIALNFVLWGAWHGVGLWAHKVIVDRTRGWTAYVSERPLLKGMIAFAGWALTFQFVVVGWVFFALPDGALILKTLRGLVGIHG; this comes from the coding sequence GTGACACTTGGCGGGCTTGTGCTGATGGCTGGCGCGGCGTTGGCTACCCGCCTTGCCGTTGGTCTAGGGGCGGCGCGGCGACGTGATTTGCTCTGCCTTCTGAGCCTTGTCGCACTCTACGCCCTCCAAACGGATGCCCCGCCCACCGCAGCGCTGATCACGGCGATCAGCATCGGGCTGATTGGTGCGGTGTGGTGGATCGCCCTACGGACGACGATCACCCCCACCCCATCCCCCACCGAGGACGAAGCAGCGCAGATGCGTTTGGCATTGGCGCTCATGGTCGGGATTGTCGCCATTTTCATTGTCCTCAAACTCCCTGCCTTGTGGCGGGCGCTGAGCGCCCTCAGCAGCGGTAAAAGCGCCGCCCTCATTGCGTGGATCGGCTTTTCCTACATCGCCTTCCGGCTGCTTCATGTCTTGCTCGATTTTCGGGCGCGGCGCATGGCTGCCGTCCCCCCACGTGATTTTTTGACCTATGTCTTATTCTTTCCAACGCTTCCGGCGGGACCGATTGCCCGTATTGAATCCTTCACAAAGGCGTTGGATGCCCCATTGGAACGCGATCAGCTTGCCGAAGGGGCGCGGCGGATCGCCGTGGGCTTGCTGAAGAAATTTGTTTTTGCGGATACCTTAGCCCTGATCGCCTTGAATCCGACGCTTGCCGCGCAGACGGAACACACACTCGCTTTATGGGTGATGCTTTACGCCTACGCCCTTCGCCTTTTCTTCGATTTCTCCGGCTATGTTGATATTGCCATTGGAATTGGTCTGTGGGCGGGCGTTCGCCTGCCGGAAAACTTTGCTGCACCGTACCTCAGGACGACGATTACCGCCTTTTGGAATGCATGGCATATCACGCTTTCTACATGGTTTCGCCTCTACTTTTTCACCCCGCTTAGCCGCACCCTCTTACAAGGCGGCGTAAAGGCGCGACTACTGGTGATCTTCATCGCTCAAGTCAGCACAATGATCGTCATTGGTTTGTGGCACGGAATCGCCCTCAATTTCGTCTTGTGGGGGGCGTGGCATGGCGTGGGGCTATGGGCGCACAAGGTGATTGTGGATCGGACGCGGGGCTGGACTGCTTATGTCAGTGAACGCCCGCTGCTGAAAGGGATGATCGCCTTTGCTGGGTGGGCGCTGACCTTCCAATTCGTCGTCGTTGGGTGGGTCTTTTTTGCCCTTCCCGATGGGGCGTTAATCTTAAAAACATTGCGCGGCTTGGTGGGGATTCATGGCTAA
- a CDS encoding PspA/IM30 family protein, translated as MAQSILEKIQIAISASLHSIVDKALESNSIKVMDEYIRRAERDLDQLETAIVTVGGSVRTLKRKHEEIAAQAEKLDRDIDTLLTRGQADIAAKMQAKLNTQQQLAQSYYEQWQGQESEYKKMLDAKLKMESKLGTARQEREHLAELMKLAEAKAQTTKTIKSLADIQGIGDTDIKRVADAIRERLDQEDAKLELAGTRLSEQVEDVLESTVVDQQLEERKKRLGLTS; from the coding sequence GTGGCGCAGTCAATTCTTGAAAAAATCCAAATCGCCATCTCCGCTAGCCTTCACAGCATTGTGGATAAGGCGCTTGAATCGAATTCGATCAAAGTCATGGATGAATACATCCGCCGCGCCGAGCGCGACCTTGATCAGTTGGAGACGGCAATTGTCACCGTTGGTGGGAGCGTTCGCACGCTGAAGCGGAAACACGAAGAAATTGCCGCCCAAGCCGAAAAGCTGGATCGGGATATTGATACCCTTCTGACGCGGGGACAGGCAGATATTGCGGCGAAGATGCAGGCAAAGCTGAACACGCAGCAGCAGCTTGCCCAAAGCTACTACGAACAATGGCAGGGGCAAGAGTCAGAATATAAGAAGATGCTCGACGCCAAACTGAAGATGGAATCGAAACTTGGCACGGCGCGGCAAGAACGCGAACACCTTGCCGAACTGATGAAACTTGCCGAGGCAAAGGCGCAGACAACAAAAACCATTAAGAGCCTTGCCGATATTCAAGGGATTGGCGATACAGACATTAAGCGTGTTGCCGATGCTATTCGTGAGCGGCTCGATCAGGAAGACGCTAAGCTCGAACTTGCTGGCACGCGCCTTTCCGAACAGGTGGAAGATGTCCTTGAAAGTACGGTGGTCGATCAGCAGCTTGAGGAACGCAAGAAGCGCCTCGGCTTGACCTCTTAG
- a CDS encoding arginine--tRNA ligase, with product MKPATIALRTVTRSPLNTVSLLPHQLSTLIRAGIIAAQTAGVLPSFAIPDVRIERPKRPEMGDYASAVALQVTKLAGKPPLEIATIIVAHLPPSELVSAAEVAPPGFVNLRLSEVWVAAQVDYLLGAGERAFTTSDGAGKTAQVEYVSANPTGPLSVHRIRGGVLGDTLANLLETQGYSVTREYYFNDAGQQMNKLGESIRARYLELLGEPIVYPEGGYKGLYIRMLAAALLALKGDSLRDAPLDDFRQFGARAIIERIKHSMHRVNIRHNSFFNESSLYTEGAVQETIEALRERGYAYEQDGAVFFKSSALGDEKDRVIVKRTGEPTYRLPDIAYHKNKLDRGFDLIVDVFGADHAATAPQVLLGVRALGYDPSVVRTIIHQMVELVEGGETRRMSTRRGDFVELDELLDDVGADAVRYFMLAQSPNTSMNFDLDLARSQGDENAVYRIQSAHVRCAGILRKAAEKGLTIEGADLNHLGAEERAFLRKVIEIPERIAIAISEMAPQRVAFFALELAGAFHPLYDNVRVLSEQEDLSSAVQKARLRFYAAVKVVFARLLSLMGMSAPEVMERRETKNQTAPTPEGEE from the coding sequence GTGAAGCCTGCTACAATCGCACTCCGCACCGTCACTAGGAGTCCGCTGAACACCGTGAGCCTTCTTCCGCACCAACTATCTACGCTAATTCGGGCGGGAATCATCGCCGCCCAAACCGCCGGCGTGTTGCCCTCATTTGCCATTCCCGATGTGCGCATCGAGCGCCCGAAGCGCCCAGAGATGGGCGATTATGCCTCCGCCGTTGCCCTACAGGTGACAAAACTAGCGGGAAAGCCTCCCTTAGAGATTGCCACGATCATCGTCGCCCACCTCCCGCCTTCCGAACTCGTCAGCGCGGCAGAGGTTGCCCCACCGGGGTTTGTTAATCTTCGGCTCTCCGAGGTGTGGGTGGCTGCCCAAGTCGATTACCTTTTGGGAGCGGGCGAACGCGCCTTCACCACCAGCGACGGGGCGGGAAAAACCGCCCAAGTAGAGTATGTCAGCGCCAACCCCACCGGACCCCTCAGCGTCCACCGTATTCGGGGTGGTGTTCTGGGGGATACCCTTGCCAATCTGCTGGAGACACAGGGGTACAGCGTCACCCGCGAATATTACTTCAACGATGCTGGTCAGCAGATGAACAAACTCGGTGAGAGCATTCGCGCCCGCTACCTTGAACTTCTCGGTGAGCCGATTGTTTACCCTGAGGGGGGCTACAAGGGGCTTTACATTCGGATGCTTGCCGCCGCTCTTCTTGCCCTCAAAGGGGATTCTCTGCGCGATGCCCCCCTGGATGACTTCCGCCAATTCGGGGCGCGGGCGATTATTGAGCGCATCAAACACAGTATGCACCGTGTGAACATCCGCCATAACTCGTTTTTCAACGAGAGCAGCCTCTACACGGAGGGCGCTGTTCAAGAGACGATTGAGGCGCTGCGCGAACGCGGCTACGCTTACGAGCAGGATGGCGCGGTGTTCTTCAAATCAAGCGCTTTGGGCGATGAAAAAGATCGCGTCATTGTCAAACGGACGGGCGAGCCAACCTACCGTCTTCCCGATATTGCCTACCACAAAAACAAGCTGGATCGCGGCTTTGACCTGATCGTAGATGTTTTTGGGGCAGATCACGCCGCCACCGCCCCGCAGGTTCTTCTCGGCGTGCGGGCACTTGGCTATGATCCCTCTGTGGTGCGCACGATCATCCACCAGATGGTGGAACTTGTGGAGGGGGGCGAAACGCGCCGGATGTCCACACGGCGCGGCGATTTTGTCGAATTAGACGAACTGCTTGACGATGTTGGCGCTGACGCTGTGCGCTACTTTATGTTGGCGCAAAGCCCAAACACAAGCATGAACTTTGATCTGGACTTGGCGCGTTCGCAAGGCGACGAGAACGCCGTTTACCGCATCCAGAGCGCCCACGTGCGCTGCGCCGGAATCCTTCGCAAAGCCGCCGAAAAGGGACTCACCATCGAAGGTGCAGACCTGAATCACCTCGGCGCGGAGGAACGCGCCTTTCTGCGCAAAGTGATTGAGATTCCCGAACGGATCGCCATTGCGATCTCAGAGATGGCGCCGCAGCGGGTGGCATTTTTTGCCCTCGAACTCGCCGGAGCGTTCCATCCCCTTTACGATAATGTCCGCGTTCTCTCCGAACAGGAAGACCTCTCCTCCGCTGTTCAAAAGGCGCGGCTGCGCTTTTATGCCGCTGTGAAGGTCGTCTTCGCTCGTCTGTTGTCGCTCATGGGCATGTCTGCCCCAGAGGTTATGGAACGCCGCGAGACGAAAAACCAGACAGCTCCAACCCCTGAAGGGGAGGAATAA
- the hpt gene encoding hypoxanthine phosphoribosyltransferase, translated as MTESHPPVQSILIDEDRLQTRIAELGRQINVDYRGVNGLLLVSVLKGSVLFLADLMRCIHIPHAIDFMAVSSYGTGARTNSGVVRIDMDLKQSIEGRHLLIVEDIIDSGITLAYIRKLLLDRLPASLKICALLNKPERRKIDIPVDYIGFNIPDTFVFGYGLDLDELYRNLPYIAVAKTG; from the coding sequence GTGACTGAATCACACCCGCCCGTTCAATCAATTCTGATCGATGAAGACCGCCTTCAAACCCGCATTGCCGAGTTGGGACGCCAAATCAACGTCGATTATCGGGGGGTGAATGGGCTGTTGTTGGTGAGTGTTCTCAAGGGGAGTGTCCTGTTCCTTGCCGATCTCATGCGCTGCATCCATATCCCCCATGCCATTGATTTTATGGCGGTGTCCTCCTATGGGACGGGGGCGCGGACGAACTCTGGTGTGGTGCGCATTGATATGGACTTGAAGCAGAGTATTGAGGGACGGCATTTGCTGATTGTCGAGGACATCATCGACAGCGGGATCACCCTCGCCTACATTCGGAAACTCTTGTTGGATCGCCTTCCCGCCAGCCTGAAAATCTGCGCCTTGCTGAACAAGCCCGAACGCCGCAAAATTGATATTCCTGTCGATTATATCGGGTTCAATATCCCCGACACATTCGTCTTTGGCTACGGGTTGGATTTGGACGAGCTGTACCGGAACTTGCCCTATATTGCGGTGGCAAAGACGGGTTGA
- a CDS encoding HAD family hydrolase yields MSSLKAVLFDMDDTLLDWSRRSGDWASHERAHLQHVFDYVVETIQPIFSPVADFFDEVRRISRQAWLDAEYTYHAPHYGEALLMAFDLMGVPRAKLDINVCLRRYDWQVASGVTCFPDVPEALAALQQQGIAMGVVTNASVPMWMRDQELAAFNLLNYFGACRFAAADVGFIKPHQAIFRAALDCLGVSPSEVVFVGDNPVADVAGAQKMGMRAVLRLLDHRPPMVALGEIVPDGEIKTLLDLLPLFDDWYPGWR; encoded by the coding sequence ATGAGTTCTCTAAAAGCTGTCCTTTTTGATATGGATGACACGCTTCTCGATTGGTCGCGGCGAAGCGGCGATTGGGCAAGCCATGAACGCGCCCACCTTCAGCACGTCTTTGATTACGTTGTGGAGACCATCCAGCCCATTTTTTCCCCCGTCGCAGACTTTTTCGATGAGGTGCGGCGTATTTCTCGGCAGGCGTGGTTGGACGCCGAATACACCTATCACGCCCCTCACTATGGGGAGGCGCTGCTCATGGCGTTTGATCTGATGGGCGTCCCCCGCGCCAAATTGGATATCAATGTCTGTCTGCGGCGCTATGATTGGCAGGTTGCCTCCGGTGTCACCTGTTTCCCCGATGTGCCAGAGGCGCTGGCAGCCCTACAACAGCAAGGAATTGCGATGGGTGTGGTGACGAATGCCAGTGTTCCGATGTGGATGCGTGATCAGGAATTGGCAGCTTTCAACCTCCTCAATTACTTTGGAGCGTGCCGCTTCGCCGCCGCCGATGTGGGCTTCATCAAGCCGCACCAAGCCATTTTCCGCGCAGCCCTCGATTGTTTAGGCGTTTCTCCCTCAGAGGTCGTCTTTGTGGGCGATAACCCCGTTGCTGATGTTGCCGGAGCGCAAAAGATGGGAATGCGTGCAGTCTTGCGTCTTTTGGATCACCGTCCGCCGATGGTGGCGCTAGGGGAGATCGTCCCCGATGGAGAGATCAAGACGCTTCTCGATCTGCTGCCGCTGTTCGATGACTGGTATCCAGGGTGGCGGTAG
- a CDS encoding diacylglycerol kinase family protein has protein sequence MTAMLDNINPDSPSPRPTRPLLRWHPDTLETLGTQPEHYSPMTSTSRLKSLRYALAGWLYMLKYQKNTRIQAVVSIIVFGAGLWLALPPFEWAILILIITINWMAEFVNAAIEAAVNLASPDLHPMARVGKDVGAAAVLLTSVAAVIIGALILGPPLLAKLEPLIIDLLRR, from the coding sequence ATGACAGCCATGCTCGACAACATAAATCCAGACTCTCCGTCGCCCCGTCCCACCCGTCCTCTGCTCCGTTGGCATCCCGATACGCTAGAGACGCTTGGCACACAACCGGAACACTATAGTCCAATGACCAGCACCAGCCGCCTAAAAAGCCTCCGCTATGCGCTGGCGGGGTGGCTGTATATGCTGAAGTACCAAAAAAACACCCGTATTCAGGCGGTGGTATCAATCATCGTGTTTGGGGCAGGGCTGTGGCTGGCGCTGCCGCCTTTTGAGTGGGCAATCCTCATTTTGATCATCACTATCAACTGGATGGCGGAATTTGTCAACGCCGCCATTGAAGCGGCGGTAAACCTTGCCAGCCCTGACCTGCACCCTATGGCGCGGGTGGGGAAGGACGTTGGGGCGGCGGCGGTACTGCTGACCTCTGTTGCGGCGGTGATCATCGGAGCGCTCATTTTGGGTCCGCCGCTGCTGGCAAAACTTGAGCCGCTGATCATTGATCTGCTGCGGCGCTGA